The Xanthomonas sp. DAR 34887 genome has a segment encoding these proteins:
- a CDS encoding TonB-dependent receptor family protein yields the protein MPNRHPLALLCGLCAAGLPPVVCAADADPATLPVVQVQAARVSGVDDFDLPASLTAISVGDSNRTGVQVAEALAGVPGLLARDRQNYAQDTQLSIRGFGARSAFGVRGVRLLLDGIPATMPDGQGQLSHFNMLGAERIEVLRGPFSALYGNSSGGVVQLWSADGAPDDPWRLRSTVGSNGTYSAGAQLQGQQGDVHYNVAATHFRTDGYRDHSQARRESVNAKFGFDLAPGRRLDLVLNYLNAPWAQDPLGLTRAQFHADPQQATAVATQFDTRKSTRQAQAGAIFTQQVDQQTWRLMGYAGRRDVQQYLAVPVAVQANPLHAGGLIDLDGDYGGVDARWAWQGELAGRPFQFTVGANADRQKQHRTGYENFVGSTLGVKGRLRRDQEDQVQNVDQFAQAWWQFSERWSLLAGLRHSQVRFRSDDAYIVGRNPDDSGSTDYAATTPVAGVVFRASDDLRFYASAGRGFETPTFNELGYRNDGGAGLALDLSAAKSENLELGAKWRDQAGAAWEAALFRATTDDELAVASNTNGRSTYRNIGRTRRQGAEASYLLPLGDAAQLQLSYTWLQATVRQAYLTCASSGCATPTAQVAAGSRLPGVPRQQFFARWQWQPRAWQFAVEAVAAGDTVANDLATETAPGYALLNLEASRRWSTAHGALRTFARIDNALDHAYIGSVIVNDSNGRYYEPGPDRGYTVGVQWDFAH from the coding sequence ATGCCCAATCGCCATCCTCTTGCCTTGCTCTGCGGCCTGTGTGCCGCGGGGCTGCCGCCCGTCGTCTGCGCCGCCGATGCCGATCCCGCCACCCTGCCGGTCGTGCAGGTGCAGGCCGCACGGGTCAGCGGGGTGGACGATTTCGACCTGCCGGCGTCGTTGACCGCGATCAGCGTCGGCGACAGCAACCGCACCGGCGTGCAGGTCGCCGAGGCCTTGGCCGGCGTGCCCGGGTTGCTGGCCCGCGACCGCCAGAACTATGCGCAGGACACGCAACTGTCGATCCGCGGCTTCGGCGCGCGCTCGGCGTTCGGCGTACGCGGCGTGCGCCTGCTGCTGGACGGCATCCCGGCGACGATGCCGGACGGCCAGGGCCAGCTGTCGCACTTCAACATGCTCGGCGCCGAGCGCATCGAGGTGCTGCGCGGCCCGTTCTCGGCGCTGTACGGCAACTCCTCCGGCGGCGTGGTGCAACTGTGGAGCGCCGACGGCGCGCCCGACGACCCGTGGCGGCTGCGCAGCACCGTCGGCAGCAATGGCACGTATAGCGCCGGGGCGCAGCTGCAGGGCCAGCAAGGCGATGTCCACTATAACGTGGCCGCCACCCACTTCCGCACCGACGGCTACCGCGACCACAGCCAGGCGCGGCGCGAATCGGTCAACGCCAAGTTCGGTTTCGACCTGGCCCCCGGCCGGCGCCTGGACCTGGTGCTGAACTACCTCAATGCGCCGTGGGCGCAGGATCCGCTGGGCCTGACCCGCGCCCAGTTCCATGCCGATCCGCAGCAGGCCACCGCGGTGGCGACCCAGTTCGATACGCGCAAGTCCACGCGCCAGGCGCAGGCCGGGGCGATCTTCACCCAGCAGGTGGACCAGCAGACCTGGCGGCTGATGGGCTACGCCGGGCGCCGCGACGTGCAGCAGTACCTGGCGGTGCCGGTGGCGGTGCAGGCCAATCCGCTGCATGCCGGCGGGCTGATCGACCTGGACGGCGACTACGGCGGCGTGGACGCGCGCTGGGCGTGGCAGGGCGAGCTCGCCGGGCGCCCGTTCCAGTTCACCGTCGGCGCCAACGCCGACCGCCAGAAGCAGCACCGCACCGGCTACGAAAACTTCGTCGGCAGCACGCTGGGGGTGAAGGGCCGGCTACGCCGCGATCAGGAGGACCAGGTACAGAACGTGGACCAGTTCGCCCAGGCCTGGTGGCAGTTCAGCGAGCGCTGGTCGCTGCTGGCCGGCCTGCGCCACAGCCAGGTGCGCTTCCGTTCCGACGATGCCTACATCGTCGGCCGCAATCCGGACGACAGCGGCAGCACCGACTATGCGGCGACCACGCCGGTGGCCGGGGTGGTGTTCCGCGCCAGCGACGACCTGCGCTTCTACGCCTCGGCCGGGCGCGGCTTCGAGACGCCGACCTTCAACGAGCTGGGCTATCGCAACGACGGTGGCGCCGGCCTGGCGCTGGACCTGTCCGCGGCCAAGAGCGAGAACCTGGAGCTGGGCGCGAAATGGCGCGACCAGGCCGGCGCGGCGTGGGAAGCGGCGCTGTTCCGCGCCACGACCGACGACGAACTGGCGGTGGCCAGCAACACCAATGGCCGCAGCACCTACCGCAACATCGGCCGCACCCGCCGCCAGGGCGCCGAAGCCAGCTACCTGCTGCCGCTGGGCGACGCCGCGCAGCTGCAGCTGTCCTACACCTGGTTGCAGGCCACCGTGCGCCAGGCCTACCTGACCTGCGCCAGCAGCGGCTGCGCCACGCCCACCGCGCAGGTGGCGGCCGGTTCGCGCCTGCCCGGGGTGCCGCGCCAGCAGTTCTTCGCGCGCTGGCAGTGGCAGCCGCGCGCGTGGCAGTTCGCGGTCGAAGCGGTGGCCGCCGGCGACACCGTGGCCAACGACCTGGCCACCGAAACCGCACCCGGCTATGCGCTGCTGAACCTGGAGGCCTCGCGCCGCTGGAGCACCGCGCATGGCGCGCTGCGCACCTTCGCGCGCATCGACAACGCGCTCGATCACGCTTACATCGGCTCGGTCATCGTCAACGACAGCAACGGCCGCTACTACGAGCCGGGACCGGATCGCGGCTATACGGTCGGGGTGCAGTGGGATTTCGCGCATTGA
- a CDS encoding sigma-54-dependent Fis family transcriptional regulator: MAQQPSQQQLGHARRIFFERGGAPVGQVPDTILQSWQRCQRLGLAAQGTPPIEPVSAPRLRELREAHERLWRLARAELEGLAGDAAATGSIVLLTDEAGWILDAEGSPRFLDKAGRVALMPGACWSETQVGTNAIGTAIVESRSVEVRGGEHYFAPHQILSCAAVPIFDPYGQLAGVLDISGDASVQHMHALGLARMAVASIEHRYFDDGIADCELLRVHHDAALLGTAREGLLAFRNGKLVAANQAGLRLFGLERHDLGRAPYAALFEEPLSRLRQQGSVFDLQGRALHGRVDSIGDARPRRRSQQPPITVSAATRAQHGADAPLFDAAQELALERARRVLDAQLPVLVQGETGTGKEVFARELHRRSARAGKPFVAVNCAALPEGLIEAELFGYEDGAFTGARKHGSPGLLRQADGGVLFLDEIGDMPLALQPRLLRVLQERELLPLGGGKPVKLDFALICATHRDLDEAMAERRFRPDLYYRIAHHSVQIPALSAHPDRRALVQELWARVGQGRRLTDAALATLSAYPWPGNLRQLVACLRTLVALSDAGAVVDVDALPAYLPGAARGMRAAGGDAVPGQGGSHGQRPAMPASTASHATDLDSLALAAMREALDACGGNIARAARQLGVSRSTLYRRLGLGTR, from the coding sequence ATGGCGCAACAGCCATCGCAGCAGCAACTCGGCCACGCGCGCCGGATCTTCTTCGAACGCGGCGGCGCGCCGGTCGGCCAAGTGCCGGACACCATCCTGCAGTCGTGGCAGCGCTGCCAGCGCCTGGGCCTGGCGGCGCAGGGCACGCCGCCGATCGAGCCGGTCAGCGCGCCGCGCCTGCGCGAATTGCGCGAGGCGCACGAACGCCTGTGGCGGCTGGCCCGCGCCGAACTGGAAGGCCTGGCCGGCGATGCCGCCGCCACCGGCAGCATCGTGCTGCTGACCGACGAGGCCGGCTGGATCCTCGACGCCGAAGGCAGCCCGCGCTTCCTCGACAAGGCCGGGCGCGTGGCGCTGATGCCGGGCGCGTGCTGGAGCGAGACCCAGGTCGGCACCAACGCGATCGGCACCGCCATCGTCGAGAGCCGCTCGGTGGAAGTGCGCGGCGGCGAGCATTACTTCGCGCCGCACCAGATCCTCAGCTGCGCCGCGGTGCCGATCTTCGATCCCTACGGCCAGCTGGCCGGCGTGCTGGACATTTCCGGCGACGCCAGCGTGCAGCACATGCACGCGCTGGGACTGGCGCGGATGGCGGTGGCCAGCATCGAACACCGCTATTTCGACGACGGCATCGCCGATTGCGAACTGCTGCGCGTGCACCACGATGCGGCGCTGCTCGGCACGGCGCGCGAAGGCCTGCTCGCGTTCCGCAACGGCAAGCTGGTCGCGGCCAACCAGGCCGGCTTGCGCCTGTTCGGGCTGGAGCGGCACGACCTGGGCCGCGCGCCCTACGCGGCCTTGTTCGAAGAGCCGCTGTCGCGGCTGCGCCAGCAGGGCAGCGTGTTTGACCTGCAGGGCCGCGCCCTGCACGGGCGCGTCGACAGCATCGGCGACGCACGGCCGCGGCGGCGTTCGCAGCAGCCGCCGATCACCGTGTCCGCGGCCACGCGCGCGCAGCACGGCGCCGATGCGCCGCTGTTCGATGCCGCGCAGGAGCTGGCGCTGGAACGCGCGCGGCGCGTGCTCGATGCGCAGTTGCCGGTGCTGGTGCAGGGCGAGACCGGCACCGGCAAGGAAGTGTTCGCGCGCGAACTGCATCGGCGCAGCGCGCGCGCCGGCAAGCCGTTCGTCGCGGTCAACTGCGCGGCGCTGCCGGAAGGCCTGATCGAAGCCGAACTGTTCGGCTACGAGGACGGCGCCTTCACCGGCGCGCGCAAGCACGGCAGCCCCGGCCTGCTGCGCCAGGCCGACGGCGGCGTGCTGTTCCTGGACGAAATCGGCGACATGCCGCTGGCCCTGCAGCCGCGGCTGCTGCGCGTACTGCAGGAACGCGAGCTGCTGCCGCTGGGCGGCGGAAAGCCGGTGAAGCTGGATTTCGCGCTGATCTGCGCCACCCATCGCGACCTGGACGAGGCGATGGCCGAGCGCCGTTTCCGCCCCGACCTGTACTACCGCATCGCCCATCACAGCGTGCAGATTCCGGCGTTGAGCGCGCATCCGGACCGGCGCGCCCTGGTGCAGGAACTGTGGGCGCGGGTAGGGCAGGGTCGGCGCCTGACCGACGCGGCGCTGGCCACGCTCAGCGCCTATCCGTGGCCGGGCAACCTGCGCCAGCTGGTGGCCTGCCTGCGCACCCTGGTCGCACTGAGCGACGCCGGCGCGGTGGTGGACGTCGATGCATTGCCGGCCTATCTGCCCGGCGCGGCGCGCGGCATGCGCGCGGCCGGCGGCGACGCGGTGCCGGGGCAGGGCGGATCGCACGGCCAACGGCCGGCGATGCCGGCGAGCACCGCGTCGCACGCGACCGACCTGGACAGCCTCGCCCTGGCGGCGATGCGCGAGGCGCTGGATGCCTGCGGCGGCAACATCGCCCGCGCCGCGCGCCAGCTTGGCGTCAGCCGTAGCACGCTGTACCGCAGGCTCGGACTCGGAACGCGTTGA
- the adh gene encoding aldehyde dehydrogenase, with amino-acid sequence MNAVTTAKPHATDPQSIFKSRYGNFIGGQWVEPKSGRYFDNSTPITGKVFTSVARSDAQDIEAALDAAHAAKDAWGKTSATERSNALLKIADRIEQNLELLAYAETWDNGKPLRETLNADVPLCADHFRYFAGAIRAQEGGISEIDSDTIAYHFHEPLGVVGQIIPWNFPLLMACWKLAPALAAGNCVVMKPAEQTPASILVLMEVIGDLLPPGVLNVVNGFGLEAGKPLASNPRIAKIAFTGETTTGRLIMQYASQNLIPVTLELGGKSPNIFFADVMAEDDDFLDKAIEGFVLFAFNQGEVCTCPSRALIQESIYDKFMEKVLKRVAAIKQGNPLDPNTMVGAQASSEQLEKILSYIDIGKQEGAEVLIGGERNALDGELAGGFYVKPTVFKGHNKMRVFQEEIFGPVVSVTTFRDEADALAIANDTLYGLGAGVWSRDASRLYRMGRAIQAGRVWTNCYHAYPAHAAFGGYKQSGIGRENHKMMLDHYQQTKNLLVSYSPKALGFF; translated from the coding sequence ATGAACGCCGTCACCACCGCCAAGCCGCATGCCACCGATCCGCAGTCCATCTTCAAGTCGCGCTACGGCAATTTCATCGGCGGGCAATGGGTGGAACCCAAGAGTGGCCGCTACTTCGACAACAGCACGCCGATCACCGGCAAGGTGTTCACCTCGGTGGCGCGCTCCGACGCGCAGGACATCGAGGCCGCGCTGGACGCCGCGCACGCGGCCAAGGACGCCTGGGGCAAGACTTCGGCCACCGAGCGCAGCAACGCGCTGCTGAAGATCGCCGACCGCATCGAACAGAACCTCGAGCTGCTGGCCTATGCCGAAACCTGGGACAACGGCAAGCCGCTGCGCGAGACGCTCAACGCCGACGTGCCGCTGTGCGCCGACCACTTCCGCTACTTCGCCGGCGCCATCCGCGCGCAGGAAGGCGGCATCTCCGAGATCGACAGCGACACCATCGCCTACCACTTCCACGAACCGCTGGGCGTGGTCGGGCAGATCATCCCGTGGAACTTCCCGCTGCTGATGGCGTGCTGGAAACTCGCCCCGGCGTTGGCGGCCGGCAACTGCGTGGTGATGAAGCCGGCCGAGCAGACCCCGGCCTCGATCCTGGTGCTGATGGAAGTGATCGGCGACCTGCTGCCGCCGGGCGTGCTCAACGTGGTCAACGGCTTCGGCCTGGAAGCGGGCAAGCCGCTGGCCAGTAATCCGCGCATCGCCAAGATCGCCTTCACCGGCGAGACCACCACCGGGCGGCTGATCATGCAGTACGCCAGCCAGAACCTGATCCCGGTGACGCTGGAGCTGGGCGGCAAGTCGCCGAACATCTTCTTCGCCGACGTGATGGCCGAGGACGACGATTTCCTCGACAAGGCGATCGAAGGCTTCGTGCTGTTCGCCTTCAACCAGGGCGAGGTATGCACCTGCCCGTCGCGCGCGCTGATCCAGGAATCGATCTACGACAAATTCATGGAGAAGGTGCTCAAGCGCGTGGCCGCGATCAAGCAGGGCAATCCGCTGGATCCCAACACCATGGTCGGCGCGCAGGCCTCCAGCGAGCAGCTGGAGAAGATCCTGTCCTACATCGACATCGGCAAGCAGGAAGGCGCCGAAGTGCTGATCGGCGGCGAACGCAACGCGCTGGACGGCGAGCTGGCCGGCGGCTTCTACGTCAAGCCGACGGTGTTCAAGGGCCACAACAAGATGCGCGTGTTCCAGGAAGAGATCTTCGGGCCGGTGGTCTCGGTGACCACGTTCAGGGACGAGGCCGACGCCTTGGCGATCGCCAACGACACCTTGTACGGGTTGGGTGCCGGCGTGTGGAGCCGCGATGCGTCGCGGCTGTACCGCATGGGCCGCGCGATCCAGGCCGGACGGGTGTGGACCAACTGCTACCACGCCTATCCGGCGCATGCCGCGTTCGGTGGCTACAAGCAGTCGGGCATCGGCCGCGAGAACCACAAGATGATGCTCGACCACTACCAGCAGACCAAGAACCTGCTGGTCAGCTACTCGCCGAAGGCGCTGGGCTTCTTCTGA
- the adhP gene encoding alcohol dehydrogenase AdhP: MDKTMKAAVVREFGKPLTIEEVEVPRPQAGDILVKIEACGVCHTDLHAAEGDWPVKPNPPFIPGHEGVGHVVAVGAGVDHVKEGDRVGIPWLYSACGHCEHCLGGWETLCEAQQNSGYSVNGGFAEYALANANYVGHLPKNIGFVEIAPILCAGVTVYKGLKVTDTKPGNWVVISGIGGLGHMAVQYAKAMGLNVAAVDVDDAKLALARRLGATVTVNALSTDPVAYLKKEIGGAHGALVTAVSPKAFEQAIGMVRRGGTVSLNGLPPGQFPLDIFGMVLNGVTVRGSIVGTRLDLQESLDFAEQGKVAATVATDTLDNINDVFARMHAGKIEGRIVLDMAA; encoded by the coding sequence ATGGACAAGACAATGAAGGCCGCCGTGGTGCGCGAATTCGGCAAGCCGCTGACGATCGAGGAAGTGGAGGTGCCGCGGCCGCAGGCCGGCGACATCCTGGTCAAGATCGAAGCCTGCGGCGTTTGCCATACCGACCTGCACGCGGCCGAGGGCGACTGGCCGGTGAAGCCGAACCCGCCGTTCATTCCCGGCCACGAGGGCGTGGGCCACGTGGTCGCGGTCGGTGCCGGCGTCGACCACGTCAAGGAAGGCGACCGGGTCGGCATTCCGTGGCTGTATTCGGCCTGCGGGCATTGCGAGCACTGCCTGGGCGGCTGGGAGACGCTGTGCGAGGCGCAGCAGAATTCAGGCTATTCGGTCAACGGCGGTTTCGCCGAGTACGCGCTGGCCAACGCCAACTACGTCGGCCATTTGCCGAAAAACATCGGCTTCGTCGAGATCGCGCCGATCCTGTGCGCCGGCGTCACCGTGTACAAGGGCCTGAAGGTCACCGACACCAAGCCCGGCAACTGGGTGGTGATCTCCGGCATCGGCGGGCTCGGCCACATGGCGGTGCAATACGCCAAGGCGATGGGCCTGAACGTGGCCGCGGTGGACGTGGACGACGCCAAGCTGGCGCTGGCCCGGCGCCTGGGCGCCACGGTGACGGTGAATGCGCTGAGCACCGATCCCGTGGCCTACCTGAAGAAGGAGATCGGCGGCGCGCACGGCGCCCTGGTCACCGCGGTGTCGCCGAAGGCGTTCGAGCAGGCGATCGGCATGGTCCGCCGCGGCGGCACGGTGTCGTTGAACGGCTTGCCGCCGGGCCAGTTCCCGCTGGACATCTTCGGCATGGTGCTCAACGGCGTGACCGTGCGCGGCTCCATCGTCGGTACCCGCCTGGACCTGCAGGAATCGCTGGACTTCGCCGAGCAGGGCAAGGTCGCCGCGACCGTGGCCACCGACACGCTGGACAACATCAACGACGTGTTCGCGCGCATGCACGCGGGCAAGATCGAAGGCCGCATCGTGCTGGACATGGCGGCCTGA
- a CDS encoding DUF779 domain-containing protein gives MDAAAPASGVPLQVLATLPALQLIDTLRARHGPLLFHQSGGCCDGSSPMCYPQDDFIVGDRDVQLGEIGGAPFYISASQFDYWKHTQLIIDVVPGRGGMFSLENGEGVRFLVRSRLFGDEEYAALQAAGKV, from the coding sequence ATGGACGCCGCCGCGCCGGCCTCCGGTGTACCGCTGCAGGTGCTGGCGACGTTGCCGGCGCTGCAGCTGATCGACACGCTGCGCGCGCGGCATGGGCCGTTGCTGTTCCATCAGTCGGGCGGCTGTTGCGACGGTTCCTCGCCGATGTGCTATCCGCAGGACGACTTCATCGTCGGCGACCGCGACGTGCAACTGGGGGAGATCGGCGGCGCGCCGTTCTACATCAGCGCCTCGCAGTTCGATTACTGGAAGCACACCCAGCTGATCATCGACGTGGTGCCCGGGCGCGGCGGCATGTTTTCGCTGGAGAACGGCGAGGGCGTACGCTTCCTGGTGCGCTCGCGGCTGTTCGGCGACGAGGAATACGCCGCGCTGCAGGCAGCGGGGAAGGTGTAA
- a CDS encoding Ku protein gives MARPIWTGTLSFGLLNVPVSLMSGERRVDLHFRMLDARDKRPIRFERVNADTGEEVPWKDIVKAFEYSKGNYVVVEQKDIASAAPESHETVEVEAFVDAADIDLRYFEKPYVLVPGKKAEKGYVLLRETLRATGKVGIARVVIRTREYLSAVMPQEDALVLILLRYPQELVALDDYTLPSGKAADYRISAKETEMAAQLIDSMSGTWDPASYHDEFRERLQAVIQKRIKAQEGTAQVDDEADAPHREDATTNVVDFMSLLQKSLDAKRRTPAKKAEEAVPVSKTAKKPAKKAAKKAAKPAAKSAAKSAAKAKPAKAAARKAPARRKAG, from the coding sequence ATGGCGCGCCCGATCTGGACCGGCACCCTGTCCTTCGGCCTGCTCAACGTGCCGGTCTCGCTGATGTCCGGCGAACGCCGGGTCGACCTGCACTTCCGCATGCTCGATGCGCGCGACAAGCGCCCGATCCGCTTCGAGCGGGTCAACGCCGACACCGGCGAAGAGGTGCCGTGGAAGGACATCGTCAAGGCCTTCGAGTACAGCAAGGGCAACTATGTGGTGGTCGAGCAGAAGGACATCGCCTCGGCCGCACCGGAAAGCCACGAGACGGTGGAGGTGGAAGCCTTCGTCGACGCCGCCGACATCGACCTGCGTTATTTCGAGAAGCCCTACGTGCTGGTGCCGGGCAAGAAGGCGGAGAAGGGCTATGTGCTGCTGCGCGAGACGCTGCGCGCCACCGGCAAGGTCGGCATTGCGCGGGTGGTGATCCGCACCCGCGAATACCTGTCGGCGGTGATGCCGCAGGAAGATGCGCTGGTGCTGATCCTGCTGCGCTATCCGCAGGAACTGGTCGCGCTGGACGACTACACGCTGCCCAGCGGCAAGGCCGCCGACTACCGGATCAGCGCCAAGGAAACCGAGATGGCCGCGCAACTGATCGACTCGATGTCCGGCACGTGGGATCCGGCGTCCTACCACGACGAATTCCGCGAGCGCCTGCAGGCGGTGATCCAGAAGCGGATCAAGGCGCAGGAGGGCACCGCGCAGGTGGACGACGAGGCCGACGCGCCGCACCGCGAGGACGCCACGACCAACGTGGTCGATTTCATGTCGCTGCTGCAGAAGAGCCTGGACGCCAAGCGCCGCACCCCGGCGAAAAAAGCGGAGGAGGCGGTGCCGGTGAGCAAGACCGCGAAGAAGCCGGCCAAGAAAGCGGCGAAAAAGGCGGCCAAGCCCGCGGCGAAATCCGCCGCGAAATCCGCGGCCAAGGCCAAGCCGGCGAAAGCGGCCGCGCGCAAGGCGCCGGCGCGGCGCAAGGCGGGGTAG
- the ligD gene encoding non-homologous end-joining DNA ligase has translation MTLREYARKRRFGATPEPADDGAAAPSQRPIFVVQLHHASSRHYDFRLEADGVLKSWAVPKGPSLRVGEKRLAVQVEDHPLSYAGFAGDIPEGHYGAGHVDVFDHGTWSCDGEPLAAIAAGKLDFVLHGERLNGNWKLVRTALRGKQPQWLLIKRDDAFAADRDADALLAEPVPAPAPKRVAKTAKPTKASKVGKASRPAREAAPATSARAVAPSAARPRRSDAAWRKRALALDGARDRPCPPGERAQLTLLRDRAPDGAQWLHEIKWDGYRLLADLDAGRATLRSRNDQAWTGTFPEVAHAVQALPVSEARLDGELVVLDADGRSDFSALQRVIEGSSKQPLRYLVFDLLGVAGVDLREVPLLQRKHLLRQLLGDTPGVLAYSDHVLGRGPEVFAAAAAKGYEGVVSKRADARYHGGRGGDWVKTKHENSDDFVIVGYTDPKGARSGFGSLLLAQRSDGGLRYVGRVGTGFDASGLRRLLAQLQALHSEQEVVDIPAHAPFPRRSVHWVRPQLVAEVAFRGWAKEGLLRQAAFKRLREDKPLQDLGGDRAPPPAAAQGSRAVAARTAASAKKTAPAARGSAKPTKRSATSKDDAAKSGAAKRKPASAKPAPRASAATQNAASSAKKAAPAARESAKPTKRSTTSKDDAAKSDAAKRKPTSAMPAPRASAAAQKAASSASNDAAAAAVVITHPERVVYPSAGISKGEVADYYRAIAPWVLQEVAGRPLSLLRCPDGAGGECFFQKHNNRALGQHVHAIALKQKSGTEDYLYIDDLAGLLELVQMNTLELHPWGSTVDDPEHPDRLVFDLDPGEGVSWTQIKAAAREIRTRLRETGLESFVRLSGGKGLHVVVPIVPGADWEQARDFCEAFAQALASSAPERYVATMSKAKRNGVIFIDWLRNGRGNTSVCSWSLRAREHATVAVPLRWEELARIASPQVFPLAKALQRAARLREHPWKEMDALRQRLPGT, from the coding sequence ATGACGCTGCGCGAGTACGCCCGCAAACGCCGCTTCGGCGCGACCCCGGAACCGGCCGACGACGGCGCCGCGGCGCCGTCGCAGCGGCCGATCTTCGTCGTGCAGCTGCACCACGCCAGCTCGCGCCACTACGATTTCCGCCTGGAAGCCGACGGCGTGCTGAAGAGCTGGGCGGTGCCGAAGGGCCCGTCGCTGCGCGTCGGCGAAAAGCGCCTGGCGGTGCAGGTGGAGGATCATCCGCTGTCCTACGCCGGCTTCGCCGGCGATATTCCCGAAGGCCATTACGGCGCCGGCCATGTCGATGTATTCGACCACGGCACCTGGTCGTGCGACGGCGAGCCGCTGGCCGCGATCGCCGCCGGCAAGCTGGATTTCGTGTTGCACGGCGAGCGCCTCAACGGCAACTGGAAACTGGTGCGCACCGCGTTGCGCGGCAAGCAGCCGCAGTGGCTGCTGATCAAGCGCGACGACGCGTTCGCTGCCGATCGCGATGCCGATGCCCTGCTGGCGGAGCCGGTCCCCGCGCCTGCGCCGAAGCGCGTGGCCAAGACCGCCAAGCCAACGAAGGCCAGCAAGGTCGGCAAGGCTTCCAGGCCGGCACGCGAGGCAGCCCCAGCAACGTCTGCCCGCGCTGTCGCCCCGTCGGCCGCGCGGCCGCGGCGCAGCGATGCGGCCTGGCGCAAGCGCGCGCTGGCATTGGACGGTGCGCGCGATCGCCCGTGTCCGCCAGGCGAGCGTGCACAGCTGACCCTGCTGCGCGATCGCGCCCCCGATGGCGCGCAATGGCTGCACGAGATCAAGTGGGACGGCTACCGCCTGCTCGCCGATCTCGACGCCGGCCGGGCGACGCTGCGCTCGCGCAACGACCAGGCCTGGACCGGCACCTTTCCCGAGGTCGCGCACGCGGTGCAGGCCTTGCCGGTGAGCGAGGCGCGGCTGGACGGCGAGCTGGTGGTACTCGATGCCGATGGCCGCAGCGATTTCTCCGCCTTGCAACGGGTCATCGAGGGCAGCTCCAAGCAGCCGCTGCGCTACTTGGTATTCGATCTGCTCGGCGTGGCCGGCGTGGACCTGCGCGAGGTTCCGCTGCTGCAGCGCAAGCACTTGTTGCGGCAGCTGCTCGGCGACACGCCGGGTGTACTGGCCTACAGCGACCACGTGCTCGGCCGTGGCCCGGAGGTGTTCGCCGCGGCGGCGGCGAAGGGCTACGAGGGCGTGGTCAGCAAGCGAGCGGACGCGCGCTATCACGGCGGCCGCGGCGGCGATTGGGTCAAGACCAAGCACGAGAACAGCGACGATTTCGTCATCGTCGGCTATACCGATCCCAAGGGCGCGCGCAGCGGCTTCGGCTCGCTGCTGCTGGCGCAGCGCAGCGATGGCGGGCTGCGCTATGTCGGCCGCGTCGGCACCGGCTTCGACGCATCCGGCCTGCGGCGCCTGCTTGCGCAGCTGCAGGCGTTGCACAGCGAGCAGGAGGTGGTGGACATTCCCGCGCATGCGCCATTCCCGCGGCGCAGCGTGCATTGGGTGCGGCCGCAGTTGGTGGCAGAAGTCGCCTTCCGCGGCTGGGCCAAGGAAGGTTTGTTGCGCCAGGCCGCGTTCAAGCGCCTGCGCGAGGACAAGCCGCTGCAGGATCTGGGCGGCGATCGTGCGCCACCGCCGGCGGCAGCCCAGGGCAGCCGTGCCGTGGCGGCGCGCACGGCGGCATCGGCGAAGAAGACCGCGCCGGCCGCGCGTGGATCGGCCAAGCCGACGAAACGCAGCGCCACTTCGAAAGACGATGCTGCGAAAAGCGGCGCCGCCAAGCGCAAACCGGCGAGCGCCAAGCCGGCGCCACGCGCAAGCGCTGCAACGCAGAACGCAGCTTCCTCGGCGAAGAAGGCCGCGCCTGCCGCGCGTGAATCGGCCAAGCCGACGAAACGCAGCACCACTTCGAAAGACGATGCTGCGAAAAGCGACGCCGCCAAGCGCAAACCGACGAGCGCCATGCCGGCGCCACGCGCAAGCGCTGCGGCGCAGAAGGCCGCTTCCTCCGCCAGCAACGACGCCGCGGCTGCCGCGGTCGTCATCACCCATCCAGAGCGCGTGGTGTATCCGTCCGCCGGCATCAGCAAGGGCGAGGTCGCCGACTACTACCGCGCCATTGCGCCGTGGGTACTGCAGGAAGTCGCCGGGCGTCCGCTGTCGTTGCTGCGCTGCCCCGATGGCGCCGGTGGCGAATGCTTCTTCCAGAAGCACAACAACCGCGCGCTGGGCCAGCACGTGCATGCGATCGCGCTGAAGCAGAAGAGCGGCACCGAGGACTACCTGTACATCGACGATCTGGCCGGCCTGCTGGAATTGGTGCAGATGAACACCCTGGAGCTGCATCCCTGGGGTTCGACCGTGGACGATCCCGAGCACCCGGACCGGCTGGTATTCGACCTGGACCCGGGCGAGGGCGTGAGCTGGACGCAGATCAAGGCCGCCGCGCGCGAGATCCGTACGCGCCTGCGCGAGACCGGGCTGGAGAGCTTCGTGCGCCTGTCCGGCGGCAAGGGCCTGCACGTGGTGGTGCCGATCGTGCCCGGCGCGGACTGGGAGCAGGCGCGCGATTTCTGCGAAGCCTTCGCCCAGGCGCTGGCGTCCTCCGCGCCCGAGCGCTATGTGGCCACGATGAGCAAGGCCAAGCGCAACGGGGTGATCTTCATCGATTGGCTGCGCAACGGCCGCGGCAACACCAGCGTCTGCTCGTGGTCGCTGCGCGCGCGTGAGCACGCCACCGTGGCGGTGCCGCTGCGCTGGGAGGAACTGGCGCGGATCGCCTCGCCGCAGGTATTCCCGCTGGCCAAGGCACTGCAACGCGCCGCGCGCCTGCGCGAGCATCCATGGAAGGAGATGGACGCGCTGCGGCAGCGTTTGCCGGGGACGTGA